A portion of the Chelmon rostratus isolate fCheRos1 chromosome 15, fCheRos1.pri, whole genome shotgun sequence genome contains these proteins:
- the olfm4.2 gene encoding olfactomedin-4 gives MMLPILLLLLPALSPALAWIPLEDWESGNVTASVGESGQCVCHVYLPETTFPADRVEHMQQVSKDLILEVEIQMNKLVSYEGKLDVYLKELMDLTIRVAMLETSPDSYIKLDFELLRIELREFEALVSQLKESLNSSSPMFDSLYTEIRNMTLIVNQLETFDKSNLEVIRIEFAKLQKKLEECQKEQELIKPDIGNCNHTGIMAIGKPMVVQLNAHLNAGFQYGGWGKDSKPVRGYESMYFYGAYSGPYVYDFYLYSNYEKLILRSAFKTHDLPSGWEGTGNNYIVHGNAIYYQHNTPFSMTKLNLTSAKYEYRVISDASPRFSYSYSDNQNIDFAADENGLWVMYASEESKGKIVLAKIDEKSFGIEDKWNTGAFKQLAGNAFMACGVMYATRSVDLTTEEIYYAYDTKTKEEKHLSIRFQKFQEKYTNLDYNPTDQKLYMYNSGYYVTYNVRFNK, from the exons ATGATGCTGCcaattctgctgctgcttctacCAGCCCTCAGTCCTGCTTTGGCCTGGATT ccattgGAGGATTGGGAGTCAGGCAATGTGACTGCATCAGTGGGTGAATCgggtcagtgtgtttgtcatgtaTATCTGCCTGAAACCACCTTCCCTGCCGACCGGGTTGAGCACATGCAACAAGTCAGCAAGGATCTGATCCTGGAAGTGGAAATTCAAATGAACAAG TTGGTGAGCTATGAGGGTAAGTTGGACGTCTACTTAAAGGAGCTAATGGATCTGACTATAAGAGTGGCCATGCTGGAGACCAGTCCTGATAGTTACATCAAACTGGACTTTGAGCTGCTCAGGATTGAGCTCAGAGAGTTTGAGGCTCTTGTGTCTCAGCTCAAAGAGTCCCTCAACTCCTCCTCGCCCATGTTTGACAGTCTGTACACTGAG atcCGCAACATGACCCTCATTGTGAACCAACTGGAGACTTTCGACAAGAGCAACCTTGAAGTGATCCGCATTGAGTTTGCTAAGCTgcagaagaagctggaggagtgcCAGAAGGAGCAGGAGCTCATCAAGCCAGACATTG GCAACTGTAATCACACTGGAATCATGGCCATCGGCAAGCCAATGGTGGTCCAACTGAATGCTCATTTGAATGCAGGCTTTCAGTATGGGGGCTGGGGAAAAGACTCTAAACCTGTTCGAGGCTATGAATCGATGTACTTCTATGGTGCATACAGCGGTCCCTATGTGTATGACTTCTATTTGTACTCTAATTATGAAAAGCTCATTCTGAGGTCTGCATTCAAAACCCATGACTTACCAAGCGGGTGGGAAGGTACCGGAAACAACTACATTGTTCACGGTAACGCCATATATTACCAGCACAACACACCTTTCAGTATGACCAAACTGAATCTGACCAGTGCCAAGTATGAGTACAGAGTGATCTCAGATGCTAGTCCAAGGTTCTCGTACAGTTACTCAGACAATCAGAACATTGACTttgcagcagatgaaaatggCTTGTGGGTAATGTATGCCTCGGAGGAGAGCAAAGGTAAGATCGTCCTTGCTAAAATAGATGAGAAATCCTTTGGCATAGAGGATAAGTGGAACACCGGTGCGTTCAAGCAGCTGGCGGGCAACGCCTTCATGGCCTGTGGAGTCATGTATGCCACCAGGTCAGTGGATCTGACCACGGAGGAGATCTACTACGCGTACGACACTAAGACCAAGGAGGAGAAACACCTCAGCATTCGCTTCCAGAAGTTCCAGGAGAAATACACCAACCTGGACTACAATCCCACTGATCAGAAGCTCTACATGTACAACAGTGGCTACTACGTGACCTACAATGTAAGGTTCAACAAATaa
- the olfm4.1 gene encoding olfactomedin-4, giving the protein MIGTLYFVALLSSTMAWGRVGLWSEGRNETGGGGGDRCTCDAFLPSSTFPIKDLVAVQQAAGEISHILDLEMGKMEDYETKLTVYAEKIIKLTVDIEEMEKNPDAYNDADLEDTKVEIKQVEALIKELQLSITGSTTVFESLHIQITAMVVTLNRLEKTYDKNVVLATRREYIKVQLQLEECERRHQELFNPNIGSCAHTGIIKVSKPIVSQLNAHLNSGYKYGGWGKDSKPVPDRESMYWYSGYSSGSIVDIRFYTNYKNLILRNHFQHYNLHSGWIGTGNNYIIRDNTLYYQINNPFGLAKLNFTSVKYDSRVIPRASSRFSYANSPNQNFDFAADETGLWVTYATEESSGRMVIAKINEPSFGVEEEWQTSVYKPGVNNAFMVCGVLYAVRTVDIQTEEIFYWYDTKTKQESYISIPFERFQEKFSNLDYNPTDQKLYMYNDGYYVNYHLWFNHTAKATVEPPLVLV; this is encoded by the exons ATGATCGGCACTCTGTATTTCGTAGCGCTGCTGAGCTCCACGATGGCCTGGGGG CGTGTAGGCTTGTGGAGTGAGGGCAGGAATGAGACAGGAGGTGGCGGTGGGGACAGGTGCACCTGCGATGCCTTCCTACCCAGTTCGACCTTTCCTATCAAAGACCTGGTGGCGGTGCAGCAGGCAGCGGGGGAGATCTCACACATACTGGATCTGGAGATGGGAAAG ATGGAAGACTATGAGACCAAGCTGACAGTGTATGCAGAAAAGATTATAAAGCTGACAGTAGATATTGAAGAAATGGAGAAGAACCCTGATGCCTACAATGATGCCGACTTGGAAGACACAAAGGTGGAGATTAAACAAGTGGAGGCTCTGATTAAAGAGTTGCAGCTCTCCATCACGGGCTCCACCACTGTCTTTGAGTCTCTGCACATACAG ATCACAGCCATGGTGGTGACCCTGAACAGGCTGGAGAAGACCTACGACAAGAATGTGGTCCTGGCGACGCGTCGGGAGTACATCAAGGTGCAGCTGCAACTAGAGGAGTGCGAGAGACGCCACCAGGAGCTTTTCAACCCCAATATTG GATCTTGCGCTCACACGGGCATCATCAAGGTCAGCAAGCCCATTGTAAGCCAACTGAATGCCCATCTTAACTCTGGCTACAAATATGGAGGCTGGGGGAAAGATTCAAAGCCTGTTCCCGACAGAGAATCCATGTACTGGTACTCTGGGTACAGTAGTGGCTCCATTGTTGACATTCGGTTTTACACTAACTACAAGAACCTCATTTTGAGAAACCACTTCCAGCATTACAACTTACACAGCGGCTGGATTGGCACAGGGAACAATTATATCATCCGTGACAACACTCTGTATTATCAGATCAACAACCCGTTCGGGTTAGCTAAACTGAATTTCACGTCTGTGAAGTATGATTCCCGGGTGATTCCTCGGGCCAGTTCCAGGTTCTCCTACGCTAACTCCCCCAATCAGAACTTTGACTTTGCCGCTGATGAAACCGGCCTGTGGGTGACCTACGCTACAGAGGAGTCCAGCGGCCGAATGGTCATAGCTAAAATAAACGAGCCTTCTTTTGGGGTTGAGGAGGAATGGCAGACTAGTGTTTATAAGCCCGGAGTAAACAATGCTTTCATGGTGTGTGGCGTCCTGTATGCAGTCAGAACAGTTGACATCCAAACTGAAGAAATATTTTACTGGTATGACACCAAAACCAAACAAGAGAGCTACATCAGCATTCCCTTTGAGAGGTTCCAGGAAAAGTTTTCCAACCTGGACTACAATCCCACTGACCAGAAGCTCTACATGTACAATGATGGCTACTATGTTAACTACCATCTGTGGTTTAACCACACAGCTAAAGCCACCGTGGAGCCACCATTAGTCCTGGTCTAA
- the LOC121618550 gene encoding leucine-rich repeat-containing protein 74A, whose protein sequence is MSTLSFESLCLKDDDCSSPTQLQGTEDEFDTDLESDEKEVSNKETSISELYLQACKLVGVVPVSFFIRNLESTTMTLSHHGLGPLGCKALAVALVSDMHINTLELADNHIQAEGAKYLVEMLRANFTIQHLDLSNNCLQSAGAECVAKILLDNISLKSMKLSGNGFTDDDAKHFADALTTNSRIKELDLSHNRFCGKGGEHLGQMLANNEGLELLDLSWNHLRMKGAVAFCAGLKVNMMLKHLDLSWNGFGNEGALAMGEALKFNNTLVHLNLNNNRLTNEGVAMLCRGLEFNDTLRVLLLAYNSLTVEGALALVNVVKNTPKTALEEINISNVLVNENFVHLLEVTCQEHPGLDVLYGGVGGFIAKKPPKRVDPMKVIQDYLDQRKLRLWDFFRNIDKDGTMRVPVSDFRKAVQQSSIPLNRYQIEELIQRLDRDRTGMVDYRGLADTRKQMMRDHRRQLRKVESRQKKEKQKSDRILKTFQSAVEAVTPHSSLVISPGGAKEDSSGPQHFSATPLSSWHHIVMSNSSRYSVTNLSNEHVHLPMLGGTTPYRPTSSPAMRSYSQPNLLDDSPRSAPGKSISAQGVHSDPEMGHSKLSPTATHLTRSRPALNAKQPEVKAKTKKVKKKKAVKRVDKGSKNTTTAQTAN, encoded by the exons ATGTCAACACTGTCTTTTGAATCCCTCTGCTTGAAAGATGATGATTGTTCATCCCCAACTCAACTCCAGGGCACGGAGGATGAGTTTGACACAGACTTGGAGTCAGATG AAAAAGAAGTGAGCAACAAGGAGACGTCTATATCTGAACTGTACCTCCAGGCCTGCAAGCTGGTGGGTGTGGTGCCAGTTTCCTTCTTTATACGAAACCTTGAGTCTACAACCATGACCCTCAGCCACCATGGGCTAGGACCTTTGGGGTGCAAGGCACTCGCTGTTGCTTTAGTG TCGGATATGCATATCAACACTCTGGAACTGGCGGACAATCACATTCAGGCTGAGGGAGCCAAATACCTTGTGGAGATGTTAAGAGCTAATTTCACCATTCAGCACCTG GATTTGTCCAACAactgtctgcagtctgcaggAGCTGAGTGTGTGGCTAAAATCTTGTTGGacaacatttcattaaaatctaTGAAACTCTCAG GAAATGGATttactgatgatgatgctaaACACTTTGCAGATGCCTTGACT aCCAATTCCAGAATAAAGGAACTAGACCTGAGCCATAATAGGTTTTGTGGAAAAGGAGGGGAACATCTGGGACAAATGCTGG CAAACAATGAGGGTCTTGAATTGCTGGATCTTAGCTGGAATCATCTTAGAATGAAAGGGGCTGTGGCTTTTTGCGCTGGACTCAAG GTGAATATGATGTTAAAACACCTCGACTTATCATGGAACGGTTTCGGGAATGAGGGCGCCCTGGCCATGGGAGAGGCCCTAAAATTCAACAACACTCTGGTGCACCTCAACCTCAACAACAACCGCCTCACCAATGAGGGTGTCGCCATGCTGTGCAGGGGTCTTGAATTCAACGACACACTCAGAGTCCTACTG CTGGCATACAACTCTTTAACAGTAGAGGGTGCACTGGCCCTGGTTAATGTGGTGAAGAACACGCCTAAAACTGCGCTGGAGGAGATCAACATAAGC AATGTGCTGGTAAACGAGAACTTTGTGCACCTGCTGGAGGTGACATGTCAGGAGCATCCTGGTCTGGATGTGCTGTATGGAGGGGTGGGAGGCTTCATCGCCAAGAAGCCTCCAAAACGTGTTGATCCAATGAAAGTCATCCAG GATTATTTGGATCAACGCAAGCTACGCCTGTGGGATTTCTTTCGGAACATTGACAAAGACGGCACCATGCGAGTCCCTGTTTCTGACTTCAGGAAGGCGGTGCAG CAATCAAGCATTCCTTTGAACCGATACCAGATTGAGGAGCTGATTCAGAGACTTGATCGTGACAGGACAGGAATGGTAGACTACAG GGGACTGGCAGATACAAGGAAACAGATGATGAGGGATCACCGCCGCCAACTGAGGAAGGTTGAGTCCCGTcagaagaaagagaagcagaagagTGACCGCATCCTCAAGACCTTCCAGAGCGCCGTGGAGGCGGTAACACCGCACAGCTCCTTGGTTATATCTCCAGGAGGTGCCAAAGAGGATTCAAGTGGACCTCAGCACTTCTCTGCCACCCCTCTCAGTTCTTGGCACCACATTGTCATGTCCAACAGCAGTCGCTATTCTGTCACCAACCTGAGCAATGAGCACGTCCACCTGCCCATGTTAGGAGGCACCACGCCTTACCGTCCTACCAGCTCCCCAGCCATGCGCTCCTACTCCCAGCCAAACCTGCTGGATGACTCCCCTCGCTCTGCTCCAGGCAAGTCCATTTCGGCCCAGGGCGTGCACTCCGATCCAGAGATGGGCCACAGCAAGCTGAGCCCGACTGCTACCCACCTGACCAGGTCCAGGCCTGCTCTCAACGCCAAGCAGCCAGAGGTTAAAGCCAAAACcaagaaagtaaagaaaaagaaagccgTGAAACGTGTGGATAAAGGCTCAAAGAACACCACAACAGCACAAACTGCCAATTGA
- the angel1 gene encoding protein angel homolog 1 isoform X2: protein MIGSLLFHMLYPLSRYLTSRLSEASKKGLPPVAVNGRTVWDGGAVTTRFTQSQTSLLDQCLSSSSGTEGETKERMTEPSPEKEDNRRHDSDKEQLMAVLHDERKNDATLKRSEVQPAVDDKVADARSGPQQNKVDAPRQQDGEITVHHEVSHMKENTEDGCIFPTEDINPEQELLAQLKCLQTDESTSYPVEKKAEMPTLEEKVTPAEPRIRETTSPVQEQIQILKVEESVTSAKTPAEISECWDEYVLPTSTDMQGGESSTLIFASLLSDTRTHPKLSDTQTGWHFPAGPGLAEEVRCPLWQFPTVSYYPPTEPTVPFEVWRVWEAMDESASAAEPALMLLPFTKSSMEFTVMSYNILAQDLLEANQELYTHCPLEVLDWSYRCSLLLEEIMKWTPDILCLQEVQENHYHEHLYPVLSQMGYTCVYKRRTGTKTDGCATCYRSSCFSKLSVTLLEFFRPETELLDRHNVGIVLLLQPVVTRGSEVKAKGPPLCVANTHLLFNPRRGDVKLAQLAIMLAEIDSVVKSCKAKGEHCNLILCGDFNSVPKMPLYQLITTGELFFEGLPAWMISGQEDLSHKVYCHRLFAPLWPSCLGITDTCQYTTVKEIFKSQSQKPGKCQYSHDFLLQLRFCPAACVHPLDLELIPGVTDNTPDPSRGNQPYDKRFRQTIRHQLDLESVYKHILPGSGSPEVTTLHSEVGATVDYMFYTPRRILTANQKAGADFMGEGLKLIGSLSLLSEDVLWSMNGLPNHIFPSDHLSLLARFQLDLNAA from the exons atgatTGGCAGTCTGTTATTTCACATGCTCTACCCGCTATCCCGGTACCTAACCAGTCGACTCTCAG AGGCTTCAAAGAAGGGTCTCCCACCTGTAGCGGTTAATGGCAGGACAGTGTGGGATGGTGGTGCTGTCACAACAAGGTTCACCCAGTCTCAGACATCCCTGCTGGACCAGTGTCTCAGCTCAAGCAGTGGGACGGAGGGAGAAACGAAAGAAAGGATGACAGAACCAAGCCCAGAAAAGGAAGACAACAGGAGACATGACTCGGACAAAGAACAGCTGATGGCTGTCCTGCATGACGAAAGAAAGAATGACGCCACTTTAAAGAGGAGTGAGGTACAACCCGCTGTGGATGATAAAGTAGCAGATGCCAGAAGTGgaccacaacaaaacaaagtagACGCTCCGAGGCAACAGGACGGAGAAATAACAGTTCACCATGAGGTGTCCCAtatgaaggaaaacacagaggatgGGTGTATTTTTCCAACTGAGGACATTAATCCAGAGCAAGAACTTTTGGCACAATTAAAATGCCTGCAAACAGACGAGAGTACCAGCTATCCAGTGgagaaaaaagcagagatgCCAACCTTGGAAGAGAAAGTAACTCCAGCTGAGCCCAGAATCCGAGAAACCACCAGTCCAGTACAGGAACAAATACAGATACTGAAGGTGGAAGAGTCAGTGACTTCAGCTAAAACTCCAGCTGAAATATCGGAGTGCTGGGATGAATATGTACTTCCCACTTCTACTGACATGCAGGGTGGAGAAAGCTCTACACTAATATTTGCCTCCCTTCTCTCTGACACTCGTACCCACCCTAAACTCAGTGATACACAAACTGGCTGGCATTTTCCTGCAGGACCAGGCCTGGCAGAAGAAGTGCGGTGCCCACTCTGGCAATTTCCAACAGTGAGCTATTACCCACCAACAGAGCCAACAGTGCCATTTGAAG TGTGGAGGGTGTGGGAGGCAATGGATGAGAGTGCCTCTGCAGCTGAGCCTGCCCTGATGCTATTACCTTTCACAAAATCCTCGATGGAGTTCACCGTTATGTCCTATAACATCCTTGCACAGGACTTACTAGAGGCCAACCAGGAGCTGTACACACACTGCCCCCTGGAGGTGCTGGACTGGAGCTACCGCTGCAGCCTACTGCTGGAGGAAATCATGAAATGGACACCAGAT ATTCTGTGTCTCCAAGAGGTTCAGGAGAACCACTACCATGAACACCTGTATCCAGTCCTGTCTCAGATGG GCTACACCTGTGTTTACAAGCGGCGTACAGGGACCAAGACAGATGGCTGTGCTACTTGCTATCGTAGCAGTTGCTTCTCTAAGCTATCAGTCACCCTGCTGGAGTTCTTTAGGCCTGAGACGGAGCTGCTCGACCGGCACAACGTGGGCATTGTTTTGTTGCTTCAGCCAGTGGTTACACgtgggtcagaggtcaaggcGAAGGGCCCACCCCTTTGTGTGGCCAATACCCATCTCCTCTTCAACCCAAGGAGAGGTGACGTGAAGCTGGCTCAGCTAGCCATAATGCTGGCAGAAATCGACAGCGTGGTCAAGTCCTGTAAGGCCAAAGGCGAACACTGTAACCTCATATTGTGTGGGGACTTCAACTCTGTCCCCAAAATGCCTCTGTACCAGCTGATTACCACCGGTGAGCTCTTTTTTGAGGGACTACCAGCGTGGATG ATATCAGGTCAAGAAGACCTGTCACACAAAGTCTATTGTCACAGACTGTTTGCCCCCTTGTGGCCCAGCTGTCTGGGAATCACTGACACCTGCCAGTACACGACTGTCAAGGAGATATTTAAGAGCCAGAGTCAGAAACCAG GGAAATGTCAGTACAGTCatgacttcctgctgcagctgcgcTTCTGTCCAGCTGCATGCGTCCATCCTCTGGACTTGGAGCTGATCCCAGGCGTGACTGACAACACACCAG ATCCTTCAAGGGGAAATCAGCCCTATGATAAAAG GTTCAGACAAACTATCAGACATCAGTTAGATCTGGAGTCGGTCTACAAACACATTCTTCCAGGCTCCGGCAGTCCAGAAGTCACGACCCTGCACTCTGAGGTGGGAGCTACTGTCGACTACATGTTCTACACCCCAAGACGCATCCTAACTGCCAATCAAAAGG ctgGTGCTGACTTCATGGGTGAGGGTCTGAAGCTGATTggttctctctccctcctgtctgaGGATGTCTTGTGGTCAATGAATGGCCTTCCCAATCACATATTCCCCTCAGACCATCTCAGTCTTCTGGCCAGATTCCAGCTGGACCTGAATGCTGCGTGA
- the angel1 gene encoding protein angel homolog 1 isoform X1, whose translation MIGSLLFHMLYPLSRYLTSRLSEASKKGLPPVAVNGRTVWDGGAVTTRFTQSQTSLLDQCLSSSSGTEGETKERMTEPSPEKEDNRRHDSDKEQLMAVLHDERKNDATLKRSEVQPAVDDKVADARSGPQQNKVDAPRQQDGEITVHHEVSHMKENTEDGCIFPTEDINPEQELLAQLKCLQTDESTSYPVEKKAEMPTLEEKVTPAEPRIRETTSPVQEQIQILKVEESVTSAKTPAEISECWDEYVLPTSTDMQGGESSTLIFASLLSDTRTHPKLSDTQTGWHFPAGPGLAEEVRCPLWQFPTVSYYPPTEPTVPFEVVWRVWEAMDESASAAEPALMLLPFTKSSMEFTVMSYNILAQDLLEANQELYTHCPLEVLDWSYRCSLLLEEIMKWTPDILCLQEVQENHYHEHLYPVLSQMGYTCVYKRRTGTKTDGCATCYRSSCFSKLSVTLLEFFRPETELLDRHNVGIVLLLQPVVTRGSEVKAKGPPLCVANTHLLFNPRRGDVKLAQLAIMLAEIDSVVKSCKAKGEHCNLILCGDFNSVPKMPLYQLITTGELFFEGLPAWMISGQEDLSHKVYCHRLFAPLWPSCLGITDTCQYTTVKEIFKSQSQKPGKCQYSHDFLLQLRFCPAACVHPLDLELIPGVTDNTPDPSRGNQPYDKRFRQTIRHQLDLESVYKHILPGSGSPEVTTLHSEVGATVDYMFYTPRRILTANQKAGADFMGEGLKLIGSLSLLSEDVLWSMNGLPNHIFPSDHLSLLARFQLDLNAA comes from the exons atgatTGGCAGTCTGTTATTTCACATGCTCTACCCGCTATCCCGGTACCTAACCAGTCGACTCTCAG AGGCTTCAAAGAAGGGTCTCCCACCTGTAGCGGTTAATGGCAGGACAGTGTGGGATGGTGGTGCTGTCACAACAAGGTTCACCCAGTCTCAGACATCCCTGCTGGACCAGTGTCTCAGCTCAAGCAGTGGGACGGAGGGAGAAACGAAAGAAAGGATGACAGAACCAAGCCCAGAAAAGGAAGACAACAGGAGACATGACTCGGACAAAGAACAGCTGATGGCTGTCCTGCATGACGAAAGAAAGAATGACGCCACTTTAAAGAGGAGTGAGGTACAACCCGCTGTGGATGATAAAGTAGCAGATGCCAGAAGTGgaccacaacaaaacaaagtagACGCTCCGAGGCAACAGGACGGAGAAATAACAGTTCACCATGAGGTGTCCCAtatgaaggaaaacacagaggatgGGTGTATTTTTCCAACTGAGGACATTAATCCAGAGCAAGAACTTTTGGCACAATTAAAATGCCTGCAAACAGACGAGAGTACCAGCTATCCAGTGgagaaaaaagcagagatgCCAACCTTGGAAGAGAAAGTAACTCCAGCTGAGCCCAGAATCCGAGAAACCACCAGTCCAGTACAGGAACAAATACAGATACTGAAGGTGGAAGAGTCAGTGACTTCAGCTAAAACTCCAGCTGAAATATCGGAGTGCTGGGATGAATATGTACTTCCCACTTCTACTGACATGCAGGGTGGAGAAAGCTCTACACTAATATTTGCCTCCCTTCTCTCTGACACTCGTACCCACCCTAAACTCAGTGATACACAAACTGGCTGGCATTTTCCTGCAGGACCAGGCCTGGCAGAAGAAGTGCGGTGCCCACTCTGGCAATTTCCAACAGTGAGCTATTACCCACCAACAGAGCCAACAGTGCCATTTGAAG TAGTGTGGAGGGTGTGGGAGGCAATGGATGAGAGTGCCTCTGCAGCTGAGCCTGCCCTGATGCTATTACCTTTCACAAAATCCTCGATGGAGTTCACCGTTATGTCCTATAACATCCTTGCACAGGACTTACTAGAGGCCAACCAGGAGCTGTACACACACTGCCCCCTGGAGGTGCTGGACTGGAGCTACCGCTGCAGCCTACTGCTGGAGGAAATCATGAAATGGACACCAGAT ATTCTGTGTCTCCAAGAGGTTCAGGAGAACCACTACCATGAACACCTGTATCCAGTCCTGTCTCAGATGG GCTACACCTGTGTTTACAAGCGGCGTACAGGGACCAAGACAGATGGCTGTGCTACTTGCTATCGTAGCAGTTGCTTCTCTAAGCTATCAGTCACCCTGCTGGAGTTCTTTAGGCCTGAGACGGAGCTGCTCGACCGGCACAACGTGGGCATTGTTTTGTTGCTTCAGCCAGTGGTTACACgtgggtcagaggtcaaggcGAAGGGCCCACCCCTTTGTGTGGCCAATACCCATCTCCTCTTCAACCCAAGGAGAGGTGACGTGAAGCTGGCTCAGCTAGCCATAATGCTGGCAGAAATCGACAGCGTGGTCAAGTCCTGTAAGGCCAAAGGCGAACACTGTAACCTCATATTGTGTGGGGACTTCAACTCTGTCCCCAAAATGCCTCTGTACCAGCTGATTACCACCGGTGAGCTCTTTTTTGAGGGACTACCAGCGTGGATG ATATCAGGTCAAGAAGACCTGTCACACAAAGTCTATTGTCACAGACTGTTTGCCCCCTTGTGGCCCAGCTGTCTGGGAATCACTGACACCTGCCAGTACACGACTGTCAAGGAGATATTTAAGAGCCAGAGTCAGAAACCAG GGAAATGTCAGTACAGTCatgacttcctgctgcagctgcgcTTCTGTCCAGCTGCATGCGTCCATCCTCTGGACTTGGAGCTGATCCCAGGCGTGACTGACAACACACCAG ATCCTTCAAGGGGAAATCAGCCCTATGATAAAAG GTTCAGACAAACTATCAGACATCAGTTAGATCTGGAGTCGGTCTACAAACACATTCTTCCAGGCTCCGGCAGTCCAGAAGTCACGACCCTGCACTCTGAGGTGGGAGCTACTGTCGACTACATGTTCTACACCCCAAGACGCATCCTAACTGCCAATCAAAAGG ctgGTGCTGACTTCATGGGTGAGGGTCTGAAGCTGATTggttctctctccctcctgtctgaGGATGTCTTGTGGTCAATGAATGGCCTTCCCAATCACATATTCCCCTCAGACCATCTCAGTCTTCTGGCCAGATTCCAGCTGGACCTGAATGCTGCGTGA
- the vash1 gene encoding tubulinyl-Tyr carboxypeptidase 1, producing the protein MLRATVGSVQERDEEQEDEGEEELRDGGVPFYVNRGGLPVDEETWERMWRHVARIHPNGEALGKEIRGATDLPKVPIPSVPTYQPTTTIPQRLEAIQKYIRELQYNHTGTQFFEIKKSRPLTALMDIAKEMTREALPIKCLEAVILGIYLTNNMPGVERFPLSFQSQFSGNHFHHIVLGVHSGGRFGALGISRREDLMFKPLELRTLMDLVQEFEAAYRGYWHTLRKVRIGQYVSHDPHSVEQIEWKHSVLDVDKLTKEELRKELERHTRDMRLKIGKPAPPSPTKDRRNSMGSPLRGQSSPVRRISRVERRPSGEKKALEQKPSADMNGYQIRV; encoded by the exons atgctgagggcCACCGTGGGCTCGGTGCAGGAGAGAGACGAGGAGCAGGAGGATGAAGGTGAAGAAGAGCTGAGGGACGGAGGCGTGCCTTTCTACGTGAACAGAGGAGGCCTCCCGGTGGACGAGGAGACTTGGGAGAGGATGTGGCGCCATGTGGCTCGCATACACCCCAACGGTGAGGCTTTGGGGAAGGAGATCCGGGGTGCCACCGACCTGCCCAAG GTTCCAATACCGAGTGTGCCTACATACCAGCCTACCACCACGATCCCCCAGCGCCTGGAAGCCATACAGAAATACATCAGGGAATTGCA GTACAATCACACAGGAACACAGTTTTTTGAAATTAAGAAGAGCCGGCCTCTTACTGC GTTGATGGACATTGCTAAAGAGATGACGAGGGAGGCTCTGCCAATCAAATGCCTGGAGGCGGTGATCCTGGGGAT TTACCTCACCAACAACATGCCAGGTGTGGAGCGCTTCCCCCTCAGCTTTCAGTCTCAGTTCTCAGGGAACCACTTCCACCACATCGTGCTGGGAGTCCACAGCGGGGGGCGCTTCGGCGCGCTGGGCATCAGCCGGAGGGAGGACCTCATGTTCAAGCCCCTGGAGCTGCGGACGCTGATGGACTTGGTGCAAGAGTTCGAAGCAGCCTACAGGGGCTATTGGCACACCCTGCGCAAGGTCAGGATCGGCCAGTACGTGTCCCACGACCCTCACAGCGTGGAGCAGATAGAGTGGAAGCATTCGGTGCTGGATGTGGACAAGCTGACCAAGGAGGAGCTAcggaaggagctggagaggcaCACTCGAGACATGAGGCTGAAG ATAGGAAAGCCTGCACCGCCCTCTCCCACCAAAGACAGGAGAAACAGCATGGGCTCCCCCCTCAGAGGGCAAAGCAGCCCCGTACGCAGGATCAGCCGTGTTGAGAGACG tcCCTCCGGAGAGAAGAAGGCTTTGGAGCAAAAACCGTCTGCAGACATGAATGGATACCAGATTCGAGTCTGA